A genomic region of Fusarium oxysporum Fo47 chromosome VI, complete sequence contains the following coding sequences:
- a CDS encoding WD40-repeat-containing domain protein: protein MAPGEGERSSRPLSADPSDEENRNESTHESSEGPAWYYQTEEDEDEDEEDPDYEDEPDEEDEDDFQGANDRDIEILMENGGDDDDDEEDEDDIEGVNDTQRLVNIVRTGARTGLLTRRQLIALMQSPDLTSVLFQDNPGDDAEFLHNWPFNRRRTPKDPNRFPKVPSEQGMKLMRSGAFGANNYNPRAKRPLAVRMLERELALGNREDQIRNNALINQSLLPKSRAEKIIHFDDPVYSGQFSDDGNFFFACSQDFKVRMYDTSSPYNWKHYKTVSYPWGQWTLTDASLSPDNKWLAYTSIQTMVSIAPTDPNDTGDPYTLDLDDGPPHGWHGRRGFGIWSIRFSGDGRELVAGTSAASIVVYDIESRTVLHHVRGHSDDVNAVCFADKMSPHILYSGSDDTTIKVWDRRSMGDHREAGAFVGHIEGLTYIDSKGDGRYILSNGKDQSMKLWDIRMAMSTDRYNELDLTAHANTSGFDYRGGIYDDEDWDVHPHDNSLVTFRGHKVLRTLIRCHFSPPTSTNSRYVYSGSTDGKVYVWNMDASLAGIVDVKKATMRTRPMDNRHRFYHFDEPGNWGTCVRDASWHPTAPLLVASAWNGYNMARGTCTLHSYNDNVDDEGEPPMGQSVNHLLKEQPELYQNSTYGVR from the exons ATGGCGCCTGGCGAGGGTGAGAGGAGTTCGCGACCGCTCTCGGCGGACCCAAGTGACGAAGAGAACCGTAATGAGAGCACACATGAATCATCGGAGGGACCGGCTTGGTACTATCAAacggaagaagatgaagacgaggatgaggaagaccCAGACTACGAGGATGAAcccgacgaagaagatgaagacgattTTCAAG GTGCTAATGATCGTGACATTGAAATATTGATGGAGAATGGaggtgatgacgacgacgacgaggaagacgaggacgatATTGAAGGGGTTAATGACACGCAACGACTCGTAAACATTGTACGGA CCGGTGCTAGAACAGGACTACTAACACGGAGACAACTTATTGCCTTGATGCAGAGTCCTGATCTTACCAGTGTTTTATTCCAAGACAATCCTGGGGACGACGCCGAGTTCTTGCATAACTGGCCTTTCAATCGACGTCGAACACCCAAGGACCCGAATCGCTTTCCGAAAGTGCCAAGTGAGCAGGGCATGAAGCTTATGCGATCAGGAGCATTTGGTGCAAATAACTACAACCCCAGAGCAAAGAGGCCACTTGCTGTGAGGATGCTCGAGCGGGAGTTGGCTTTGGGGAATCGTGAAGATCAGATACGAAATAATGCTCTCATCAACCAG AGTCTACTACCAAAATCAAGAGCCGAAAAAATTATTCATTTCGATGACCCCGTGTATTCTGGACAGTTTTCGGACGATGGAAACTTCTTTTTCGCCTGCTCTCAAGACTTCAAAGTACGGATGTACGACACTTCCAGCCCATACAATTGGAAGCATTACAAGACAGTCAGCTACCCATGGGGACAATGGACACTCACAGATGCATCATTAAGTCCTGACAACAAATGGCTCGCGTATACTTCAATCCAGACTATGGTCTCCATAGCTCCTACGGATCCAAACGATACTGGAGATCCCTATACACTGGATTTAGATGACGGCCCCCCGCATGGATGGCATGGGCGACGTGGCTTCGGTATCTGGTCTATCAGGTTCTCAGGTGATGGAAGAGAACTGGTGGCTGGAACGAGCGCGGCCTCAATCGTGGTATATGACATTGAGTCTCGAACAGTTCTTCACCACGTTCGCGGCCACTCGGATGATGTCAACGCCGTGTGCTTTGCTGACAAGATGTCACCGCACATCCTTTATTCGGGTTCCGACGATACAACAATCAAGGTCTGGGATCGGCGAAGCATGGGCGATCACCGAGAAGCTGGCGCTTTTGTCGGCCACATCGAAGGCCTGACATACATCGACAGCAAGGGAGATGGACGATATATTCTCAGTAACGGAAAAGACCAGTCAATGAAACTATGGGATATACGAATGGCCATGTCAACCGATCGATACAACGAACTTGATCTGACAGCACATGCAAACACCAGTGGCTTCGATTACCGGGGTGGCATATATGACGACGAGGACTGGGATGTGCACCCCCATGATAATTCGCTTGTGACCTTCCGAGGTCATAAAGTCCTTCGAACTCTTATTCGATGCCACTTTTCACCTCCGACGTCCACCAATTCACGATATGTATACTCGGGCAGCACCGATGGCAAGGTATACGTTTGGAATATGGATGCAAGCTTGGCTGGAATCGTAGATGTTAAGAAAGCTACCATGCGCACTCGGCCAATGGACAATCGACACCGCTTCTATCATTTTGATGAACCAGGCAATTGGGGCACTTGTGTCCGCGATGCAAGCTGGCATCCCACTGCCCCTCTCCTTGTTG CGTCTGCTTGGAATGGGTATAACATGGCAAGAGGAACGTGCACGCTACATTCGTATAACGACAACgtggatgatgaaggagaaccACCGATGGGCCAGAGTGTCAACCACTTGCTCAAGGAACAACCTGAGCTATATCAGAACTCAACATATGGAGTGCGTTAG
- a CDS encoding uncharacterized protein (expressed protein) has translation MNNESRALGRDSLDIASTHESWHQNWHYFIPSTESWAVVETTNTSCQAASDVGNNILDLTVVSWTIDAGESSQLNARKPIVSLILGLHHVDIMFFQPVSKPLLHLLEHLGSANHGFKARNTCLIGEVIFSCP, from the coding sequence ATGAACAACGAGTCTCGTGCTCTCGGTAGGGACTCCTTAGACATTGCGTCCACTCACGAATCGTGGCACCAAAATTGGCACTACTTCATTCCATCAACTGAATCTTGGGCTGTCGTTGAAACCACAAACACGAGCTGCCAAGCAGCATCGGATGTCGGCAATAATATTTTGGACCTCACAGTTGTTTCTTGGACCATTGACGCAGGGGAAAGTTCTCAGTTGAACGCGCGGAAGCCCATCGTTTCTCTCATTCTTGGCTTACACCACGTTGATATCATGTTTTTCCAACCAGTCTCCAAACCGCTGTTGCATCTCTTGGAGCACCTTGGATCCGCCAATCATGGTTTTAAAGCGAGGAATACTTGCTTAATTGGGGAGGTCATCTTTTCGTGTCCATGA
- a CDS encoding uncharacterized protein (uncharacterized protein family UPF0016-domain containing protein) yields MKIRTTHSPLVLFLLPAVANALASNDIADLPAPGAAITEQTDGLPRAGVKRHDIPTKYAPVDGRDGKPHHGPFIEIDDHKKTPEVALDAGSDTAAGSGSGAGAGAGAGTGAPAGAGAGTEAKTGTEAAPKIDSNPDSLPGLKGRPKDPTVVDGEKIPETNDGVMFDTNRVHAQEGTTGTEGGVTERYRARKLEEDLAGEETFRKPSSPKEAPPLPHSEEEKIRASGGDKAKELGDDTGSAKAEDVVPKAAKPVISNDDKHDYTAGLEKPADLPDRPVGQNKPVQDSTKTEPIDLSRGKTHDGHHDDESIIQPFHSFVLSFTMILVSEVGDKTFLVAALMAMKHDRMVVFTAAFGALLVMTVLSAVLGHAVPTLIPKRVTSFLAAGLFFVFGAKLMREGMLMDPNEGVSAEMHEVEQELAEKEKEMGRKRGDSVSAYTLEMGMNGNGRRSRPSNRLMSPPRSPSQSPVRDARSGSGAVTSIVQGATNLCSLLLSPAWVQTFIMTFLGEWGDRSQIATIAMAAGQDYWWVTLGATCGHAICTGVAVIGGRAIAGRVSLKVVTVGGATAFLIFGVIYLLESLYS; encoded by the exons ATGAAGATCCGAACCACACACTCGCCTCTGGTCCTGTTCCTCCTCCCTGCCGTAGCAAATGCGCTCGCCTCTAATGATATTGCCGACCTACCTGCTCCAGGAGCCGCGATTACAGAACAGACCGATGGCCTGCCCCGGGCTGGCGTCAAGCGTCATGATATTCCAACGAAATATGCCCCTGTTGATGGCAGAGACGGAAAGCCTCATCACGGACCCTTTATCGAAATAGATGATCACAAGAAGACCCCTGAAGTGGCCCTTGATGCTGGTTCCGATACTGCAGCAGGATCTGGCTCGGGGGCCGGAGCcggagctggagctggaacAGGTGCACCAGCAGGTGCTGGAGCTGGCACCGAAGCCAAAACTGGAACCGAGGCTGCTCCCAAAATCGACAGCAACCCGGATTCCCTTCCTGGACTCAAAGGCCGACCCAAAGACCCGACTGTCGTAGATGGCGAAAAGATCCCCGAAACCAATGATGGTGTCATGTTCGACACTAACCGAGTCCATGCTCAAGAAGGCACCACTGGAACCGAAGGCGGTGTGACCGAGAGGTACAGAGCCCGAAAACTTGAAGAGGATCTTGCTGGGGAGGAGACCTTCAGGAAACCCTCATCACCTAAGGAGGCGCCTCCTTTGCCACACagtgaagaggaaaagaTTCGTGCTTCTGGTGgggacaaggccaaggagcttgGCGACGACACTGGCAGCGCGAAGGCAGAAGACGTTGTGCCCAAAGCTGCAAAGCCTGTTATCAGCAATGATGATAAGCATGACTACACTGCGGGACTGGAG AAACCTGCCGATCTTCCCGACCGACCCGTTGGACAGAACAAACCTGTTCAAGACTCAACAAAGACCGAGCCCATCGATCTGAGCCGAGGGAAGACACACGATGGACACCATGATGACGAGAGTATTATCCAGCCTTTCCACTCTTTTGTGCTGTCCTTCACCATGATTTTGGTCTCTGAAGTTGGTGACAAGACGTTCTTGGTTGCAGCTCTCATGGCTATGAAGCACGACCGTATGGTTGTGTTCACAGCCGCTTTTGGTGCCCTTCTTGTCATGACTGTTCTTTCGGCTGTTCTGGGCCATGCTGTTCCTACTCTCATCCCCAAGCGTGTCACCAGTTTCCTCGCTGCTGGCCTCTTCTTCGTTTTCGGTGCGAAGCTGATGCGAGAGGGTATGCTGATGGACCCTAACGAGGGTGTCTCTGCTGAGATGCACGAGGTTGAACAAGAGCTTgctgaaaaggaaaaggagatGGGCCGAAAGCGAGGCGACTCTGTGTCTGCTTACACTCTTGAGATGGGTATGAATGGCAATGGCCGCAGGTCTCGGCCCAGCAACCGTCTAAtgtctcctcctcgatcGCCTTCTCAGTCACCTGTACGAGATGCTCGCTCGGGCTCAGGTGCTGTTACCAGCATTGTTCAGGGTGCTACCAACCTATGCTCTCTGCTGCTTAGCCCTGCCTGGGTTCAGACCTTCATCATGACCTTCCTCGGCGAGTGGGGTGATCGAAGTCAAATTGCTACTATTGCTATGGCAGCCGGTCAGGATTACTGGTGGGTGACCTTGGGTGCTACGTGCGGCCATGCCATCTGCACTGGTGTTGCTGTTATTGGTGGTCGGGCTATTGCCGGCCGAGTCAGCCTGAAAGTTG TCACTGTGGGCGGTGCCACTGCTTTCCTTATCTTCGGCGTCATTTATCTCCTGGAGTCTCTCTACAGCTAG